The window AAAACTAGACCGATTGCCGGTGAAACCGGATATTTCTTGAATAGTTTCTTCCTGGCTAATAAAAAGATTAAAAAAATTCAAAAGGATTAGTCACGGTTTTAATATCTTTTAGGTGAGATTGAATATAAAGACATTGGTTGAAATCCAAGGGTAAGAACTTGGGCAACGTAAGAGGCGAGAATTAGCATTGCTGCTATTGGATTTCATGTATGAACCTCCTATTTTGACAACGGAATCGAAATGTAAATTATATCCTTGTTGATACCCTGGCGATATTTGATGAACTTATCGTATCATGCAACATTTAACTAATATTGTAAAAGAAGAAACCTTAATTTTATTCTTATAGGAGATTCAGGATTACTTGCCTTGTCGTCATCGTAGTTAGTATAGTTGCATATTCGTTTGCGAAACTTAACAGCAAAGTGAATATTATTCTCAGCATGGTATATTGATAATCGATACATTCATATGGGCAAGGAAAGTTCGCGGACGAGATTCGTTTCCGTGAAACAGTATTAATAAACTGTATGGATCCGCTAGAAGTTCCTCCATGGTGATTGTATTCTAACGGTAGTAAACAAATTGTTAAGGATATCAAGCCTGCTTTAATGGCGAATTTACATCCTCTTGAGATTAGCTATTGGGAATAGTCGACCAGGTGAAAAATGCAGTGAAAAAAGCGATTGATGATGCTGATCGAAATGGTGGGTTTATTTTAGCTATATTAGAGAATAATGTAACCACGATGCACCTAATGAAAATATTTTAGCATTAGTTGAAACTAAGGAACATATACGTAAAGGAACCATTATTCATTTGGCAAACACCATTGAGAAATAATTTATGTTAGGAAAACGACATCATTTTAATCCGCTGATTACTCCGCAAGATATTAAGCCATCCTGTAATGATTTTGAAGTGATCGGAGTATTTAATGCTGGTGCAACTATTTATCAAAATGAAGTTATCCTATTGTTACGAGTTGCGGAACGACCGAAACCAGAAAAGGGTTGGATACATATTCCCATTTTAGACCTCGCTGCTATATCTAAATCTAATAAATACCCCATTAAGATAATATCGTTTCATAAAGATAAGTCTGGTTTAGAGACTTCTGACCCTCGAGCTATCTATGATGAATGGAAATTATATCTGACGAGTATATCGCATTTTCGTCTCGCAAGAAGTAAGGATGGAATGCATTTCCAGATTGCTGCCGAACCGACTATTTATCCACAAAATGCATATGAAACATACGGTATTGAAGATCCGCGTATAACTAAAATTGATAATATATATTATATAACCTATGTAGCGGTTTCAGAAGCTGGTATTTGTACTGCATTGCTTTCAACGAAAAATTGGCAAAAATATTATCGGCATGGAATTATTTTCCATCCGATGAATAAAGATGTAGTTATTTTCCCTAAGAAAATTAATGATGTGTATGTAGCACTTCATCGTCCCGATGCCGCGCCCTGTACGAAACCATCAATTTGGCTTGCTTTTTCACCGGATTTAATCCATTGGGGAAAACATCAATTATTACTACAACCTCGAGAAACTAAATGGGATGCGGAACGAATCGGAGCGGGTGCACCACCAATATTAACCAAACATGGTTGGCTTGAAATCTATCATGGCGTATCGAAAAAATATGGATACTCACTGGGTGCATTACTTTTAGATAAAAATCACCCGGGAAAAATTATTGCTCGATCACCAAAACCGATTTTATTTCCACAAGAAGATTATGAAAAAAATGGATTTTTCGCTAATACGGTATTTACCAATGGGATTGTCCAATGGCCTGATGAGCCGGATGTAATTCATATATATTATGGAGCCGGGGATACCTATATTTGTCATGTCGCCGTATCTTTGCAGGAAATTTTCCGTAGTCTAAGATAATTGATACTGAAAAGTCAACTATTAGAAATCTTAAAATCTAAACGAAAAGGATTCATAAGTTTCCAAAATCGAACTACAACAAGAAGCAATAATCTGATTTCGGGTAGCGCTAAAAACTAACATGATGTTCATTAGAAAAGAGAAACCGTTATCCCAAGAATATAAAAGCGGTTAAAATCACACTATATCTTATTTAACCGATTTAAAATGGACCAAATGAATTCTGGGAAAGGCATCGTACTGCGAACCCATGTGTAATTCGGTTTAAAAAGAGCTAAGAGTTTTTAGGATATCGTGCTGGGAGTTAGATGGAGCAGTTCAATGAAATTGGATATGGGATAATAGTAAGTATTAGATTATAAAAATCCCGAGAAGGTTTATATCGTTCGACGAAATTAATCACTCCATTACAGTTAGAATTCGGATGGATCATAAGTGAATCGTGCAATCTCTGTTCCGAAATAATTGGAGTAGCAGAAAAGTTCATGCCAGAAAAGGTATGAAAAAAATATTGAGCTTGAGCGTTCTTGAAGATAAAGGGATAACATTTAGTTCCCCAATGTTTAAATGGCAACAGCAGAAAAGTGGATTATTGCCATTATATAAGGAAAAATATATTTTGTTAGATTGCATCAAACGATATACACCTTTGTTTACCATAGGATTTTTTCCGTGATGGAGGATATAACATGGAGTCCAATTTAATCTCTCGAAGAGATTTTATACGGAAAGTTGCATTAGGGGGCGTTGCAATGAGTTTATCCTATAAAATGCCAGCAAAAATAATCTCACCAGCAAGCATTTTCACGAAAACAACAAAAATGCCTAATATTATGCTAATTTTAACTGATGATTTAGGTTGGGGTGATTTGAGTTGTTATCCGCAATCACTGCAAGAACCGGATGCCTGGATTTAGACTCCCAATATAGATAGACTAGCAGCAGAAGGTATTAAGTGTATGTAAGCGTATGCAACGTGCGCGGTATGTACACCTTCCCGGGCAGGATTGCTTACCGGCAGATATCAACAGTATTTCGGTTGGTATGATTTTAAAGAAGCTTTGGTTGGTATTCCCAAAAATGAAATGATGATACAAGAATATTTAAAGTCGCTAGGATATGCTACCGCTCTTATAGGAAAATGGCATCTCGGATATCACCATGAAATCGGACCACTCCATCGAGGATTTGACCGGTTTTATGGTTTTCTCGGTGGTCAACATGATTATTTTGATCCCCGTTTAGGTGATCCAACCGTTGGATTTCCGCTAGATTATGATGCCTATGTTTTCGATCAGAAAGAACCGGTCCAAAAGATGGATTATTTAACTGATGAACTAACCCAACGAAGTATTCAGTTTATTGAAGAACAAACAAAATCGAAAAAACCATTTTTCTTATATTT is drawn from bacterium and contains these coding sequences:
- a CDS encoding glycoside hydrolase family 130 protein, yielding MLGKRHHFNPLITPQDIKPSCNDFEVIGVFNAGATIYQNEVILLLRVAERPKPEKGWIHIPILDLAAISKSNKYPIKIISFHKDKSGLETSDPRAIYDEWKLYLTSISHFRLARSKDGMHFQIAAEPTIYPQNAYETYGIEDPRITKIDNIYYITYVAVSEAGICTALLSTKNWQKYYRHGIIFHPMNKDVVIFPKKINDVYVALHRPDAAPCTKPSIWLAFSPDLIHWGKHQLLLQPRETKWDAERIGAGAPPILTKHGWLEIYHGVSKKYGYSLGALLLDKNHPGKIIARSPKPILFPQEDYEKNGFFANTVFTNGIVQWPDEPDVIHIYYGAGDTYICHVAVSLQEIFRSLR
- a CDS encoding twin-arginine translocation signal domain-containing protein translates to MESNLISRRDFIRKVALGGVAMSLSYKMPAKIISPASIFTKTTKMPNIMLILTDDLGWGDLSCYPQSLQEPDAWI